A single Pan troglodytes isolate AG18354 chromosome X, NHGRI_mPanTro3-v2.0_pri, whole genome shotgun sequence DNA region contains:
- the PGAM4 gene encoding probable phosphoglycerate mutase 4: MAAYKLVLIRHGESTWNLENRFSCWYDADLSPAGHEEAKRGGQALRDAGYEFDICLTSVQKRVIRTLWTVLDAIDQMWLPVVRTWRLNERHYGGLTALNKAETAAKHGEAQVKIWRRSYDVPPPPMEPDHPFYSNISKDRRYADLTEDQLPSYESPKDTIARALPFWNEEIVPQIKEGKRVLIAAHGNSLQGIAKHVEGLSEEAIMELNLPTGIPIVYELDKNLKPIKPMQFLGDEETVCKAMEAVAAQGKAKK, from the coding sequence ATGGCCGCCTACAAACTGGTGCTGATCCGGCACGGCGAGAGCACATGGAACCTGGAGAACCGCTTCAGCTGCTGGTACGACGCCGACCTGAGCCCGGCGGGCCACGAGGAGGCGAAGCGCGGCGGGCAGGCGCTACGAGATGCTGGCTATGAGTTTGACATCTGCCTCACCTCAGTGCAGAAGAGAGTGATCCGGACCCTCTGGACAGTGCTAGATGCCATTGATCAGATGTGGCTGCCAGTGGTGAGGACTTGGCGCCTCAATGAGCGGCACTATGGGGGTCTAACCGCTCTCAATAAAGCAGAAACTGCTGCAAAGCATGGTGAGGCCCAGGTGAAGATCTGGAGGCGCTCCTATGATGTCCCACCACCTCCGATGGAGCCCGACCACCCTTTCTACAGCAACATCAGTAAGGATCGCAGGTATGCAGACCTCACAGAAGATCAGCTACCCTCCTATGAGAGTCCAAAGGATACTATTGCCAGAGCTCTGCCCTTCTGGAATGAAGAAATAGTTCCCCAGATCAAGGAGGGGAAACGTGTACTGATTGCAGCCCATGGCAACAGCCTCCAGGGCATTGCCAAGCATGTGGAGGGTCTCTCTGAAGAGGCTATCATGGAGCTGAACCTGCCGACTGGTATTCCCATTGTCTATGAATTGGACAAGAACTTGAAGCCTATCAAGCCCATGCAGTTTCTGGGGGATGAAGAGACGGTGTGCAAAGCCATGGAAGCTGTGGCTGCCCAGGGCAAGGCCAAGAAGTGA